A region of the Candidatus Bathyarchaeota archaeon genome:
CGTGTACGCCGGCTACGACGCAATTGAGCAGAAATTCGCTGTGCCCCTCATGGGCAGTCGGGCACTGCTGAAAACCGAGGAACGCACCGCACCTAAGAACCAGCTGTGGCTCCTCAAAGAGGCAGGCATCGCGATACCACGCGCCTTCCAATCACCCAAGGACATTAACTGCCCCGTCATTGTCAAAGTCGCCGAGAAGGGACGCAGCATCGAACGCGCCTTCTTCTATGCCTCCACGCCAGAGGAATACGAGCGGGAAGCCAAAAAGCGCATAGACGCAGGCATCATAACCCGCGAGGCATTGGAGGAATCCGTCATCGAGGAATATGTGCTGGGCGCCAAATTCAACGCCAACTACTTCTACTCGCCCCTAACAGACGACATCGACCTGCTTGGCTTTGACCGCCGCGTCCAAACCGACCTCGACGGCGTCCTAGATCTGCCCGCCCGCGAGCAGCTGGAACTTAACGTTGCAACCCAGAACATCGAAATCGGCCATATGGGCGTCACGATGAGGGAAAGCCAGCTTGAGAAGGTGTTTGAGGCAGGAGAAAAATGGGTATCCATCTGCCGCCGCGAGTTCCCACCCGGAATGATTGGGCTCTTTGCGTTGCAGGGCGCCGTCACCAAGGACCTGCAGTTCCGCATATTCGACGTGAGCCCCCGCGTGCCCGGCTGCCCCTGCGTGGAGCCTACCTCGCCGTATATGAAGTACAAGTACGGCGTCGAGGTTGGTCCAGGCAAACGCGTTGCCATGGAGATTAAGCGTGCAGTTCGCAAGCATAGATTAGCTGAAGTGGTTACTTAAAATGATTGACAGCGCAGCTATCGGCAAAATCATCGAGAAATATGACCAGCAGAAACTTGCAGTCGGCACCCTGGGCAG
Encoded here:
- a CDS encoding formate--phosphoribosylaminoimidazolecarboxamide ligase family protein, yielding MNMQEQIKQVIDGYNPEKIRIGVLGSHSALEIASGAKQEGFKTVVVCQNGREKTYARYYREVFDKFIFLDNFKDITSPETVKELQNLNTIFVPNRSFSVYAGYDAIEQKFAVPLMGSRALLKTEERTAPKNQLWLLKEAGIAIPRAFQSPKDINCPVIVKVAEKGRSIERAFFYASTPEEYEREAKKRIDAGIITREALEESVIEEYVLGAKFNANYFYSPLTDDIDLLGFDRRVQTDLDGVLDLPAREQLELNVATQNIEIGHMGVTMRESQLEKVFEAGEKWVSICRREFPPGMIGLFALQGAVTKDLQFRIFDVSPRVPGCPCVEPTSPYMKYKYGVEVGPGKRVAMEIKRAVRKHRLAEVVT